A stretch of Caenorhabditis elegans chromosome IV DNA encodes these proteins:
- the efa-6 gene encoding Exchange factor for Arf-6 (Confirmed by transcript evidence) encodes MAKVASSGAEEALATIDGAPRRNVKKSEAFVMSGDVLISLNRNVSSTYAKLLGDQLPPGTTVASSIHPHQLSRATASAGVSFPSMNRNGAAAQKLSRLPVPVSTSQIERRGSLARKTSEESSPTAIRMLKTAPIERMESTDVEESEEETVMMTTDEKENQKKPNENDDEVMVVDEEQFIVVSNDMKSPNEEIVAKSLRSAMFTMPTDNHHHSYNSSPQISTLSPHLRSNGDGPSRSPVYDDVDDDLNGSLDAKDMSNNSHQQSFRSPENYSEKDTPSKHSVVTIDGSGVSNHYDQDGMFSHVYYSTQDTTPKHGSPSLRKQIFESRTTPNTAASNSSASASPSLHATSESRGATGGVSLRSAESSNLNQTAVPSTSTNSVGGEREAAQIARNLYELKNCTSTQVADRLNEQNEFSFLILVKYLELFQFSTTRIDAALREFLSRVELRGESSARERLLRVFSARYLECNPAIFDSLDEVHTLTCALLLLNSDLHGPNMGKKMTARDFITNIAHTGCTFKREMLKTLFQSIKDNAISLQNSAKNSTANGSVASTSRRQPQQIYEVDPDSVVEYYSGFLMRKYVRETDGGKTPFGRRSWRMVYARLRGLVLYFDTDEHPKATSRYASLENAVSLHHALAEPAPDYKKKSFVFRVRIAHGGEILFQTSNQKELQEWCEKINFVAAAFSSPTLPLPVTSKPETAPMPRLPRIPCLAPITKQLSTHEARVAELNEMIEIVSQSVSPNQPQQLITDRWVLLSFEKRRYSTYINVLRRSLEARKASSATTMNIMMTPTRRQQQNQKPVVSEDRLSYTDAVNGAAAH; translated from the exons ATGGCGAAGGTGGCGTCGTCGGGAGCCGAAGAGGCACTGGCCACCATTGATGGAGCCCCTCGCCGGAATGTCAAAAAGTCCGAGGCTTTTGTAATGTCCGGTGATGTGCTCATTTCTCTTAATCGGAACGTTTCGAGCACTTATGCAAAG cttctcgGCGACCAACTGCCTCCAGGTACCACAGTTGCATCGAGCATTCACCCACATCAGCTGTCAAGAGCCACCGCCTCTGCGGGAGTTTCGTTTCCATCGATGAATCGAAACGGAGCGGCGGCCCAGAAACTGTCAAGACTTCCAG TTCCAGTTTCAACAAGCCAAATCGAAAGACGTGGTAGTTTGGCACGAAAAACGTCAGAAGAGTCTTCACCAACAGCTATTCGAATGCTTAAAACAGCTCCAATTGAACGAATGGAGAGCACTGATGTAGAGGAAAGTGAAGAAGAAACTGTAATGATGACTACTGATGAAAAAGAGAATCAGAAGAAACcaaatgaaaatgatgatgaagTGATGGTTGTTGATGAAGAACAATTTATTG tAGTATCAAACGACATGAAATCTCCGAACGAGGAGATCGTTGCAAAAAGTCTTCGTAGTGCAATGTTCACAATGCCAACTGATAATCATCATCATTCGTACAATTCGTCACCACAAATATCCACACTTTCACCACATCTTCGATCGAATGGAG acggaCCATCCCGTTCACCAGTTTATGATGACGTAGATGATGACCTGAATGGATCATTGGACGCAAAGGATATGTCAAATAATTCCCATCAGCAAAGTTTCAGGTCACCGGAGAATTATAGT GAAAAGGACACTCCGTCGAAACATTCAGTGGTAACAATCGATGGAAGTGGTGTTAGTAACCATTACGATCAAGATGGAATGTTTTCACATGTATACTACAGTACTCAGGATACTACACCAAAACATGGATCCCCATCTCTACGGAAACAAATCTTCGAATCTAGAACGACTCCAAACACGGCGGCGAGCAATAGTTCAGCATCAGCCAGTCCGTCACTCCATGCAACTTCTGAAA gTCGAGGAGCCACTGGAGGAGTATCACTTCGATCCGCCGAGAGCAGTAATCTCAATCAAACAGCCGTACCGAGCACTTCAACGAATTCGGTTGGCGGAGAACGAGAAGCTGCACAAATTGCTCGAAATCTGTATGAGTTGAAGAATTGCACATCAACACAGGTCGCCGATCGGCTCAACGAGCA aaacgAGTTCTCCTTCCTGATACTCGTCAAATACCTCGAACTCTTCCAATTCTCAACAACACGAATTGATGCAGCTCTTCGGGAATTCTTGAGCCGAGTAGAGCTCCGTGGTGAATCATCAGCTCGTGAACGTTTGCTCCGAGTATTTTCTGCTCGATACCTGGAATGTAATCCTGCGATTTTTGATAGTTTGGATGAAGTTCACACGTTGACATGTGCTCTTCTTCTTTTAAATTCGGATCTTCATGGACCAAATATGGGAAAGAAAATGACGGCTCGGGATTTTATAACGAATATCGCTCATACAGGGTGTACTTTTAAACGGGAAATGCTCAAAACTTTGTTTCAAAGTATAAAAGATAATGCGATTTCACTACAAAATTCGGCTAAAAACTCGACGGCAAATGGTTCAGTTGCTTCAACATCAAGACGGCAGCCACAACAAATATATGAAGTTGATCCAGATTCAGTTGTCGAATATTATAGTGGATTTCTTATGCGAAAATATGTTAGAGAGACTGATGGTGGaaaga ctccatTCGGACGTCGCAGTTGGAGAATGGTATACGCTCGTCTTCGTGGACTCGTTCTCTACTTTGACACAGATGAACATCCAAAAGCAACAAGTCGATATGCTTCATTAGAAAATGCAGTATCACTACATCACGCACTGGCTGAACCAGCACCTGATTATAAGAAGAAATCATTTGTATTCAGAGTACGAATTGCTCACGGTGGAGAGATTCTATTCCAGACAAGTAATCAGAAAGAGCTTCAAGAATGGTGTGAGAAGATTAATTTCGTTGCCGCCGCATTCTCATCGCCAACACTTCCATTGCCAGTCACTTCGAAACCTGAAACTGCACCGATGCCACGACTTCCACGGATTCCGTGTCTCGCTCCGATTACCAAGCAGCTGAGTACTCATGAAGCACGGGTTGCCGAACTAAatgaaatgattgaaattgTATCACAATCCGTATCACCTAATCAACCACAGCAGCTGATTACCGATCGATGGGTGCTTTTGAGTTTCGAG aAACGACGCTACAGTACCTATATCAACGTACTCCGACGGTCATTGGAAGCAAGAAAAGCGTCTTCAGCAACCACAATGAACATTATGATGACACCAACAAGACGTCAGCAACAGAATCAAAAGCCAGTTGTCTCGGAGGATCGTCTCAGCTATACGGATGCTGTTAATGGAGCTGCTgctcattga
- the efa-6 gene encoding Exchange factor for Arf-6 (Confirmed by transcript evidence) has protein sequence MAKVASSGAEEALATIDGAPRRNVKKSEAFVMSGDVLISLNRNVSSTYAKLLGDQLPPGTTVASSIHPHQLSRATASAGVSFPSMNRNGAAAQKLSRLPVSTSQIERRGSLARKTSEESSPTAIRMLKTAPIERMESTDVEESEEETVMMTTDEKENQKKPNENDDEVMVVDEEQFIDGPSRSPVYDDVDDDLNGSLDAKDMSNNSHQQSFRSPENYSEKDTPSKHSVVTIDGSGVSNHYDQDGMFSHVYYSTQDTTPKHGSPSLRKQIFESRTTPNTAASNSSASASPSLHATSESRGATGGVSLRSAESSNLNQTAVPSTSTNSVGGEREAAQIARNLYELKNCTSTQVADRLNEQNEFSFLILVKYLELFQFSTTRIDAALREFLSRVELRGESSARERLLRVFSARYLECNPAIFDSLDEVHTLTCALLLLNSDLHGPNMGKKMTARDFITNIAHTGCTFKREMLKTLFQSIKDNAISLQNSAKNSTANGSVASTSRRQPQQIYEVDPDSVVEYYSGFLMRKYVRETDGGKTPFGRRSWRMVYARLRGLVLYFDTDEHPKATSRYASLENAVSLHHALAEPAPDYKKKSFVFRVRIAHGGEILFQTSNQKELQEWCEKINFVAAAFSSPTLPLPVTSKPETAPMPRLPRIPCLAPITKQLSTHEARVAELNEMIEIVSQSVSPNQPQQLITDRWVLLSFEKRRYSTYINVLRRSLEARKASSATTMNIMMTPTRRQQQNQKPVVSEDRLSYTDAVNGAAAH, from the exons ATGGCGAAGGTGGCGTCGTCGGGAGCCGAAGAGGCACTGGCCACCATTGATGGAGCCCCTCGCCGGAATGTCAAAAAGTCCGAGGCTTTTGTAATGTCCGGTGATGTGCTCATTTCTCTTAATCGGAACGTTTCGAGCACTTATGCAAAG cttctcgGCGACCAACTGCCTCCAGGTACCACAGTTGCATCGAGCATTCACCCACATCAGCTGTCAAGAGCCACCGCCTCTGCGGGAGTTTCGTTTCCATCGATGAATCGAAACGGAGCGGCGGCCCAGAAACTGTCAAGACTTCCAG TTTCAACAAGCCAAATCGAAAGACGTGGTAGTTTGGCACGAAAAACGTCAGAAGAGTCTTCACCAACAGCTATTCGAATGCTTAAAACAGCTCCAATTGAACGAATGGAGAGCACTGATGTAGAGGAAAGTGAAGAAGAAACTGTAATGATGACTACTGATGAAAAAGAGAATCAGAAGAAACcaaatgaaaatgatgatgaagTGATGGTTGTTGATGAAGAACAATTTATTG acggaCCATCCCGTTCACCAGTTTATGATGACGTAGATGATGACCTGAATGGATCATTGGACGCAAAGGATATGTCAAATAATTCCCATCAGCAAAGTTTCAGGTCACCGGAGAATTATAGT GAAAAGGACACTCCGTCGAAACATTCAGTGGTAACAATCGATGGAAGTGGTGTTAGTAACCATTACGATCAAGATGGAATGTTTTCACATGTATACTACAGTACTCAGGATACTACACCAAAACATGGATCCCCATCTCTACGGAAACAAATCTTCGAATCTAGAACGACTCCAAACACGGCGGCGAGCAATAGTTCAGCATCAGCCAGTCCGTCACTCCATGCAACTTCTGAAA gTCGAGGAGCCACTGGAGGAGTATCACTTCGATCCGCCGAGAGCAGTAATCTCAATCAAACAGCCGTACCGAGCACTTCAACGAATTCGGTTGGCGGAGAACGAGAAGCTGCACAAATTGCTCGAAATCTGTATGAGTTGAAGAATTGCACATCAACACAGGTCGCCGATCGGCTCAACGAGCA aaacgAGTTCTCCTTCCTGATACTCGTCAAATACCTCGAACTCTTCCAATTCTCAACAACACGAATTGATGCAGCTCTTCGGGAATTCTTGAGCCGAGTAGAGCTCCGTGGTGAATCATCAGCTCGTGAACGTTTGCTCCGAGTATTTTCTGCTCGATACCTGGAATGTAATCCTGCGATTTTTGATAGTTTGGATGAAGTTCACACGTTGACATGTGCTCTTCTTCTTTTAAATTCGGATCTTCATGGACCAAATATGGGAAAGAAAATGACGGCTCGGGATTTTATAACGAATATCGCTCATACAGGGTGTACTTTTAAACGGGAAATGCTCAAAACTTTGTTTCAAAGTATAAAAGATAATGCGATTTCACTACAAAATTCGGCTAAAAACTCGACGGCAAATGGTTCAGTTGCTTCAACATCAAGACGGCAGCCACAACAAATATATGAAGTTGATCCAGATTCAGTTGTCGAATATTATAGTGGATTTCTTATGCGAAAATATGTTAGAGAGACTGATGGTGGaaaga ctccatTCGGACGTCGCAGTTGGAGAATGGTATACGCTCGTCTTCGTGGACTCGTTCTCTACTTTGACACAGATGAACATCCAAAAGCAACAAGTCGATATGCTTCATTAGAAAATGCAGTATCACTACATCACGCACTGGCTGAACCAGCACCTGATTATAAGAAGAAATCATTTGTATTCAGAGTACGAATTGCTCACGGTGGAGAGATTCTATTCCAGACAAGTAATCAGAAAGAGCTTCAAGAATGGTGTGAGAAGATTAATTTCGTTGCCGCCGCATTCTCATCGCCAACACTTCCATTGCCAGTCACTTCGAAACCTGAAACTGCACCGATGCCACGACTTCCACGGATTCCGTGTCTCGCTCCGATTACCAAGCAGCTGAGTACTCATGAAGCACGGGTTGCCGAACTAAatgaaatgattgaaattgTATCACAATCCGTATCACCTAATCAACCACAGCAGCTGATTACCGATCGATGGGTGCTTTTGAGTTTCGAG aAACGACGCTACAGTACCTATATCAACGTACTCCGACGGTCATTGGAAGCAAGAAAAGCGTCTTCAGCAACCACAATGAACATTATGATGACACCAACAAGACGTCAGCAACAGAATCAAAAGCCAGTTGTCTCGGAGGATCGTCTCAGCTATACGGATGCTGTTAATGGAGCTGCTgctcattga
- the efa-6 gene encoding Exchange factor for Arf-6 (Confirmed by transcript evidence) — translation MAKVASSGAEEALATIDGAPRRNVKKSEAFVMSGDVLISLNRNVSSTYAKLLGDQLPPGTTVASSIHPHQLSRATASAGVSFPSMNRNGAAAQKLSRLPVSTSQIERRGSLARKTSEESSPTAIRMLKTAPIERMESTDVEESEEETVMMTTDEKENQKKPNENDDEVMVVDEEQFIVVSNDMKSPNEEIVAKSLRSAMFTMPTDNHHHSYNSSPQISTLSPHLRSNGDGPSRSPVYDDVDDDLNGSLDAKDMSNNSHQQSFRSPENYSEKDTPSKHSVVTIDGSGVSNHYDQDGMFSHVYYSTQDTTPKHGSPSLRKQIFESRTTPNTAASNSSASASPSLHATSESRGATGGVSLRSAESSNLNQTAVPSTSTNSVGGEREAAQIARNLYELKNCTSTQVADRLNEQNEFSFLILVKYLELFQFSTTRIDAALREFLSRVELRGESSARERLLRVFSARYLECNPAIFDSLDEVHTLTCALLLLNSDLHGPNMGKKMTARDFITNIAHTGCTFKREMLKTLFQSIKDNAISLQNSAKNSTANGSVASTSRRQPQQIYEVDPDSVVEYYSGFLMRKYVRETDGGKTPFGRRSWRMVYARLRGLVLYFDTDEHPKATSRYASLENAVSLHHALAEPAPDYKKKSFVFRVRIAHGGEILFQTSNQKELQEWCEKINFVAAAFSSPTLPLPVTSKPETAPMPRLPRIPCLAPITKQLSTHEARVAELNEMIEIVSQSVSPNQPQQLITDRWVLLSFEKRRYSTYINVLRRSLEARKASSATTMNIMMTPTRRQQQNQKPVVSEDRLSYTDAVNGAAAH, via the exons ATGGCGAAGGTGGCGTCGTCGGGAGCCGAAGAGGCACTGGCCACCATTGATGGAGCCCCTCGCCGGAATGTCAAAAAGTCCGAGGCTTTTGTAATGTCCGGTGATGTGCTCATTTCTCTTAATCGGAACGTTTCGAGCACTTATGCAAAG cttctcgGCGACCAACTGCCTCCAGGTACCACAGTTGCATCGAGCATTCACCCACATCAGCTGTCAAGAGCCACCGCCTCTGCGGGAGTTTCGTTTCCATCGATGAATCGAAACGGAGCGGCGGCCCAGAAACTGTCAAGACTTCCAG TTTCAACAAGCCAAATCGAAAGACGTGGTAGTTTGGCACGAAAAACGTCAGAAGAGTCTTCACCAACAGCTATTCGAATGCTTAAAACAGCTCCAATTGAACGAATGGAGAGCACTGATGTAGAGGAAAGTGAAGAAGAAACTGTAATGATGACTACTGATGAAAAAGAGAATCAGAAGAAACcaaatgaaaatgatgatgaagTGATGGTTGTTGATGAAGAACAATTTATTG tAGTATCAAACGACATGAAATCTCCGAACGAGGAGATCGTTGCAAAAAGTCTTCGTAGTGCAATGTTCACAATGCCAACTGATAATCATCATCATTCGTACAATTCGTCACCACAAATATCCACACTTTCACCACATCTTCGATCGAATGGAG acggaCCATCCCGTTCACCAGTTTATGATGACGTAGATGATGACCTGAATGGATCATTGGACGCAAAGGATATGTCAAATAATTCCCATCAGCAAAGTTTCAGGTCACCGGAGAATTATAGT GAAAAGGACACTCCGTCGAAACATTCAGTGGTAACAATCGATGGAAGTGGTGTTAGTAACCATTACGATCAAGATGGAATGTTTTCACATGTATACTACAGTACTCAGGATACTACACCAAAACATGGATCCCCATCTCTACGGAAACAAATCTTCGAATCTAGAACGACTCCAAACACGGCGGCGAGCAATAGTTCAGCATCAGCCAGTCCGTCACTCCATGCAACTTCTGAAA gTCGAGGAGCCACTGGAGGAGTATCACTTCGATCCGCCGAGAGCAGTAATCTCAATCAAACAGCCGTACCGAGCACTTCAACGAATTCGGTTGGCGGAGAACGAGAAGCTGCACAAATTGCTCGAAATCTGTATGAGTTGAAGAATTGCACATCAACACAGGTCGCCGATCGGCTCAACGAGCA aaacgAGTTCTCCTTCCTGATACTCGTCAAATACCTCGAACTCTTCCAATTCTCAACAACACGAATTGATGCAGCTCTTCGGGAATTCTTGAGCCGAGTAGAGCTCCGTGGTGAATCATCAGCTCGTGAACGTTTGCTCCGAGTATTTTCTGCTCGATACCTGGAATGTAATCCTGCGATTTTTGATAGTTTGGATGAAGTTCACACGTTGACATGTGCTCTTCTTCTTTTAAATTCGGATCTTCATGGACCAAATATGGGAAAGAAAATGACGGCTCGGGATTTTATAACGAATATCGCTCATACAGGGTGTACTTTTAAACGGGAAATGCTCAAAACTTTGTTTCAAAGTATAAAAGATAATGCGATTTCACTACAAAATTCGGCTAAAAACTCGACGGCAAATGGTTCAGTTGCTTCAACATCAAGACGGCAGCCACAACAAATATATGAAGTTGATCCAGATTCAGTTGTCGAATATTATAGTGGATTTCTTATGCGAAAATATGTTAGAGAGACTGATGGTGGaaaga ctccatTCGGACGTCGCAGTTGGAGAATGGTATACGCTCGTCTTCGTGGACTCGTTCTCTACTTTGACACAGATGAACATCCAAAAGCAACAAGTCGATATGCTTCATTAGAAAATGCAGTATCACTACATCACGCACTGGCTGAACCAGCACCTGATTATAAGAAGAAATCATTTGTATTCAGAGTACGAATTGCTCACGGTGGAGAGATTCTATTCCAGACAAGTAATCAGAAAGAGCTTCAAGAATGGTGTGAGAAGATTAATTTCGTTGCCGCCGCATTCTCATCGCCAACACTTCCATTGCCAGTCACTTCGAAACCTGAAACTGCACCGATGCCACGACTTCCACGGATTCCGTGTCTCGCTCCGATTACCAAGCAGCTGAGTACTCATGAAGCACGGGTTGCCGAACTAAatgaaatgattgaaattgTATCACAATCCGTATCACCTAATCAACCACAGCAGCTGATTACCGATCGATGGGTGCTTTTGAGTTTCGAG aAACGACGCTACAGTACCTATATCAACGTACTCCGACGGTCATTGGAAGCAAGAAAAGCGTCTTCAGCAACCACAATGAACATTATGATGACACCAACAAGACGTCAGCAACAGAATCAAAAGCCAGTTGTCTCGGAGGATCGTCTCAGCTATACGGATGCTGTTAATGGAGCTGCTgctcattga
- the efa-6 gene encoding Exchange factor for Arf-6 (Confirmed by transcript evidence) — MKSPNEEIVAKSLRSAMFTMPTDNHHHSYNSSPQISTLSPHLRSNGDGPSRSPVYDDVDDDLNGSLDAKDMSNNSHQQSFRSPENYSEKDTPSKHSVVTIDGSGVSNHYDQDGMFSHVYYSTQDTTPKHGSPSLRKQIFESRTTPNTAASNSSASASPSLHATSESRGATGGVSLRSAESSNLNQTAVPSTSTNSVGGEREAAQIARNLYELKNCTSTQVADRLNEQNEFSFLILVKYLELFQFSTTRIDAALREFLSRVELRGESSARERLLRVFSARYLECNPAIFDSLDEVHTLTCALLLLNSDLHGPNMGKKMTARDFITNIAHTGCTFKREMLKTLFQSIKDNAISLQNSAKNSTANGSVASTSRRQPQQIYEVDPDSVVEYYSGFLMRKYVRETDGGKTPFGRRSWRMVYARLRGLVLYFDTDEHPKATSRYASLENAVSLHHALAEPAPDYKKKSFVFRVRIAHGGEILFQTSNQKELQEWCEKINFVAAAFSSPTLPLPVTSKPETAPMPRLPRIPCLAPITKQLSTHEARVAELNEMIEIVSQSVSPNQPQQLITDRWVLLSFEKRRYSTYINVLRRSLEARKASSATTMNIMMTPTRRQQQNQKPVVSEDRLSYTDAVNGAAAH; from the exons ATGAAATCTCCGAACGAGGAGATCGTTGCAAAAAGTCTTCGTAGTGCAATGTTCACAATGCCAACTGATAATCATCATCATTCGTACAATTCGTCACCACAAATATCCACACTTTCACCACATCTTCGATCGAATGGAG acggaCCATCCCGTTCACCAGTTTATGATGACGTAGATGATGACCTGAATGGATCATTGGACGCAAAGGATATGTCAAATAATTCCCATCAGCAAAGTTTCAGGTCACCGGAGAATTATAGT GAAAAGGACACTCCGTCGAAACATTCAGTGGTAACAATCGATGGAAGTGGTGTTAGTAACCATTACGATCAAGATGGAATGTTTTCACATGTATACTACAGTACTCAGGATACTACACCAAAACATGGATCCCCATCTCTACGGAAACAAATCTTCGAATCTAGAACGACTCCAAACACGGCGGCGAGCAATAGTTCAGCATCAGCCAGTCCGTCACTCCATGCAACTTCTGAAA gTCGAGGAGCCACTGGAGGAGTATCACTTCGATCCGCCGAGAGCAGTAATCTCAATCAAACAGCCGTACCGAGCACTTCAACGAATTCGGTTGGCGGAGAACGAGAAGCTGCACAAATTGCTCGAAATCTGTATGAGTTGAAGAATTGCACATCAACACAGGTCGCCGATCGGCTCAACGAGCA aaacgAGTTCTCCTTCCTGATACTCGTCAAATACCTCGAACTCTTCCAATTCTCAACAACACGAATTGATGCAGCTCTTCGGGAATTCTTGAGCCGAGTAGAGCTCCGTGGTGAATCATCAGCTCGTGAACGTTTGCTCCGAGTATTTTCTGCTCGATACCTGGAATGTAATCCTGCGATTTTTGATAGTTTGGATGAAGTTCACACGTTGACATGTGCTCTTCTTCTTTTAAATTCGGATCTTCATGGACCAAATATGGGAAAGAAAATGACGGCTCGGGATTTTATAACGAATATCGCTCATACAGGGTGTACTTTTAAACGGGAAATGCTCAAAACTTTGTTTCAAAGTATAAAAGATAATGCGATTTCACTACAAAATTCGGCTAAAAACTCGACGGCAAATGGTTCAGTTGCTTCAACATCAAGACGGCAGCCACAACAAATATATGAAGTTGATCCAGATTCAGTTGTCGAATATTATAGTGGATTTCTTATGCGAAAATATGTTAGAGAGACTGATGGTGGaaaga ctccatTCGGACGTCGCAGTTGGAGAATGGTATACGCTCGTCTTCGTGGACTCGTTCTCTACTTTGACACAGATGAACATCCAAAAGCAACAAGTCGATATGCTTCATTAGAAAATGCAGTATCACTACATCACGCACTGGCTGAACCAGCACCTGATTATAAGAAGAAATCATTTGTATTCAGAGTACGAATTGCTCACGGTGGAGAGATTCTATTCCAGACAAGTAATCAGAAAGAGCTTCAAGAATGGTGTGAGAAGATTAATTTCGTTGCCGCCGCATTCTCATCGCCAACACTTCCATTGCCAGTCACTTCGAAACCTGAAACTGCACCGATGCCACGACTTCCACGGATTCCGTGTCTCGCTCCGATTACCAAGCAGCTGAGTACTCATGAAGCACGGGTTGCCGAACTAAatgaaatgattgaaattgTATCACAATCCGTATCACCTAATCAACCACAGCAGCTGATTACCGATCGATGGGTGCTTTTGAGTTTCGAG aAACGACGCTACAGTACCTATATCAACGTACTCCGACGGTCATTGGAAGCAAGAAAAGCGTCTTCAGCAACCACAATGAACATTATGATGACACCAACAAGACGTCAGCAACAGAATCAAAAGCCAGTTGTCTCGGAGGATCGTCTCAGCTATACGGATGCTGTTAATGGAGCTGCTgctcattga